The following are encoded in a window of Lichenicola cladoniae genomic DNA:
- a CDS encoding recombinase family protein, with protein MRAVIYARYSSENQREASIENQLRICKERVVREGWELLQVFQDRALSGSSALRPGYQALLAGAREGAFDVVFAESLDRLSRDQEDIAALYKRLSFAGIQVVTLPEGEINELHVGLKGTMNALFIKDLAAKTHRGLRGRVEAGRSGGGNAYGFTVVRRMDTDGQPVTGERELDPVQVAVVTRIFQAYADGRSPKRIALDLNACSVPGPRGGAWSSSTINGNSARGTGILNNELYIGRLVWNRLTYLKDPDTGRRRSRLRAPNQQVVTEVPGLRIIDDALWQAVKARQGLLRHDPGDTDQTSATPLIPRPFWSKQRSRYLFSGLMHGGVCGGGFSKISATGPPARRPATRGPTTFGNRRTIGRDTLADRVLHPLRDRLMDPTLYKVFAETFALECLNGSARRATLRPSGQQTRLSYGGARGVRGDPGAVCVWREPQQRVWDAIGWIGRRKQRHPRA; from the coding sequence ATGCGCGCCGTGATCTACGCCCGCTACTCGAGCGAGAACCAGCGCGAGGCGTCGATCGAGAACCAGCTTCGCATCTGCAAGGAGCGCGTCGTCCGTGAGGGCTGGGAGCTGCTGCAGGTCTTCCAGGACCGCGCCCTGAGCGGTTCCTCGGCGCTGCGGCCCGGCTATCAGGCCTTGTTGGCAGGCGCGCGGGAGGGCGCCTTCGACGTGGTGTTTGCTGAGTCACTGGACCGGTTGTCGCGGGACCAGGAGGACATCGCCGCCCTCTACAAGCGGCTGAGCTTTGCCGGCATCCAGGTGGTCACGCTGCCCGAGGGCGAGATCAACGAGCTGCATGTCGGTCTCAAGGGCACGATGAATGCCCTGTTCATCAAGGACCTTGCCGCCAAGACCCACCGCGGCCTGCGTGGCCGCGTCGAGGCCGGACGCAGCGGCGGTGGAAACGCGTATGGCTTCACCGTGGTCCGCCGGATGGACACGGATGGCCAGCCCGTGACCGGCGAGCGGGAGCTCGATCCTGTCCAGGTTGCGGTGGTGACGCGGATCTTCCAGGCGTACGCGGACGGCCGATCGCCCAAGCGGATCGCGCTCGACCTGAACGCCTGCTCGGTGCCTGGCCCTCGAGGTGGCGCCTGGAGCTCGAGCACCATCAACGGCAACAGTGCCCGCGGCACCGGGATCCTCAACAACGAGCTCTACATCGGCCGGCTGGTCTGGAACCGCCTCACCTACCTCAAGGACCCCGATACCGGCCGCCGTCGGTCCCGCCTGCGCGCGCCGAATCAGCAGGTGGTGACCGAGGTGCCGGGGCTGCGGATCATCGACGATGCCCTATGGCAGGCGGTCAAGGCGCGACAGGGGTTGCTTCGTCATGACCCGGGCGACACAGACCAGACGTCTGCGACTCCGTTGATCCCTCGGCCCTTCTGGTCGAAGCAGCGGTCACGCTACCTGTTCTCGGGTTTGATGCATGGTGGGGTATGTGGCGGAGGCTTTTCCAAGATCAGCGCGACTGGTCCGCCTGCTCGACGGCCTGCAACAAGGGGGCCGACTACGTTTGGCAATCGACGTACCATTGGGCGTGACACGCTCGCGGATCGGGTGCTGCACCCGCTACGGGATCGCCTGATGGACCCGACGCTCTACAAGGTGTTCGCCGAGACGTTTGCGCTTGAATGCTTGAATGGAAGCGCACGCAGGGCGACGTTGCGGCCGAGCGGGCAGCAGACGAGGTTATCGTATGGAGGTGCGCGGGGAGTTAGGGGCGATCCTGGCGCTGTGTGTGTCTGGCGTGAGCCGCAACAGCGCGTCTGGGACGCTATCGGGTGGATCGGCCGGCGCAAACAGCGACACCCCCGCGCCTGA
- a CDS encoding copper resistance protein B, giving the protein MTAGGPAALAQQTPAGVQDAVRLAPLEYIGGMQPVMDNSIFAHVLLEQFEDRAAGNGQQFRYDGQGWIGTDINKVWVKSEGTVGTRGQFSDSDQELLYDRAISRYFDLQAGVRMDLDNGPTRTWAAIGVQGLSLYFFDIEATGYVSDRGRTAARLKGSYDILLTNRLILQPEAELNFYSKSDRGRSVGSGLSDIDAGLRLRYEVTRKFAPYIGVTYAGYFGQAQPIAHSNGDRVQDIRFTFGVRSWF; this is encoded by the coding sequence ATGACGGCTGGAGGTCCAGCGGCGCTGGCACAACAAACGCCAGCCGGCGTTCAGGATGCTGTACGCCTTGCTCCACTCGAATACATCGGCGGCATGCAGCCGGTCATGGACAACAGCATCTTTGCACATGTACTGCTGGAGCAGTTTGAGGATCGCGCTGCCGGGAATGGCCAGCAATTCCGCTATGACGGCCAAGGCTGGATCGGCACTGATATTAACAAAGTTTGGGTCAAGTCTGAGGGCACTGTCGGCACGCGGGGACAATTCAGCGACAGCGACCAGGAGTTGCTCTACGACCGGGCGATCAGCCGCTATTTCGATCTGCAAGCTGGTGTACGTATGGATCTAGATAATGGTCCGACCCGAACTTGGGCAGCGATTGGTGTCCAAGGCCTATCGCTCTATTTCTTCGATATAGAAGCAACCGGCTACGTAAGCGATCGTGGGCGAACTGCCGCCCGTCTCAAAGGATCGTATGACATCCTTCTGACCAATAGGCTCATCCTGCAGCCCGAAGCTGAACTCAATTTCTACAGCAAATCCGATCGCGGCCGGTCGGTTGGTTCCGGCCTCTCCGACATCGATGCAGGCTTGCGCCTGCGCTACGAAGTCACGCGCAAGTTCGCACCCTATATCGGCGTCACCTACGCAGGATATTTCGGACAAGCGCAGCCTATTGCCCATTCTAACGGTGATCGAGTGCAGGATATTCGCTTTACCTTTGGCGTGCGTTCCTGGTTTTAA
- a CDS encoding copper resistance system multicopper oxidase, with the protein MSRRRFVQGSILSGAALATLGGRAWGMAAANSAGVLSGKRFDLAIGSVPVNMTGRPAVATGVNGLTPGPVLHWRQGDTVVLNVRNTLAVPSSIHWHGIRSPANMDGVPALSFRGIMPGETFTYWIPLHQSGTYWYHSHSAFQEQTGLYGAIVVEPAAGYAQHFDRDHVVLLSDWSDSSPEEIVSNLKMQNDYYNFHERDAGTFLADAHRRGLGATIGDRLMWGGMRMSAADIADVTGATYTYLFNGAPPGANWTGLFRPGERVRLRFINGSSMSFFDVRIPGLTMTVVAADGNDVEPVPIDEFRIGVAETYDVIVEPTAEAYTIFAQSEDRTGFARGTLATRAGLVAPIPPMDPRPIRTMTDMGMGTMNMGGSMAGMDMSGGKPAPANSGTTGMADKRRMGGAMKASPEGQKLHVGVGVDNVAMDPINRLGEPGDGLSGNGRRVLTYNDLRATIAGADPRPPSREITLHLTGNMQRYMWGFDGKKFSQAEPIRLARGERVRFTLINDTMMEHPIHLHGLWSELENGQGDYRPYKHTVIVQPGGKLSYLVTADAPGMWAYHCHLLYHMELGMFRTVVVA; encoded by the coding sequence ATGAGCCGCCGACGCTTCGTCCAGGGCTCCATCCTCAGCGGCGCGGCCCTGGCGACGCTTGGCGGTAGGGCGTGGGGGATGGCGGCTGCCAATTCCGCAGGCGTACTGTCCGGCAAGCGGTTCGACCTCGCGATTGGCAGCGTGCCGGTCAACATGACTGGCCGTCCGGCCGTCGCAACTGGCGTGAACGGCTTAACCCCCGGCCCAGTGCTGCACTGGCGCCAGGGCGACACTGTCGTGTTGAATGTCAGGAACACGCTCGCGGTGCCGAGCTCGATCCACTGGCACGGCATCCGCTCTCCAGCCAACATGGACGGGGTTCCAGCGCTGAGCTTCCGCGGCATCATGCCCGGCGAGACCTTCACCTATTGGATACCGCTGCATCAGAGTGGCACCTACTGGTATCACAGTCATTCCGCCTTCCAGGAGCAGACCGGTCTGTATGGCGCGATCGTCGTGGAACCGGCTGCCGGTTACGCGCAGCATTTCGATCGCGATCACGTCGTGCTGCTGTCGGATTGGAGCGACAGCAGCCCGGAAGAGATCGTCAGCAACCTCAAGATGCAGAACGACTACTATAATTTCCATGAGCGCGATGCAGGCACGTTCCTCGCAGATGCCCACCGGAGAGGGTTAGGAGCAACTATCGGTGACCGGCTGATGTGGGGCGGCATGCGCATGAGCGCCGCTGATATCGCCGATGTCACCGGCGCGACTTACACCTACCTGTTCAACGGTGCGCCGCCGGGGGCAAACTGGACCGGCCTATTTCGGCCGGGCGAGCGGGTAAGGCTGCGTTTTATCAACGGTTCGTCGATGAGCTTTTTCGACGTGCGGATACCTGGCCTGACGATGACCGTGGTCGCCGCCGATGGAAACGACGTCGAGCCGGTGCCGATCGACGAGTTCCGCATCGGCGTCGCCGAAACCTACGACGTCATCGTGGAGCCGACCGCGGAGGCGTATACCATCTTTGCCCAAAGCGAGGACCGCACCGGTTTCGCACGCGGCACGCTGGCCACCCGTGCTGGCCTCGTAGCGCCGATCCCACCAATGGATCCTCGGCCGATCCGCACCATGACTGACATGGGCATGGGTACCATGAACATGGGTGGCAGCATGGCAGGCATGGACATGAGTGGAGGCAAGCCGGCGCCGGCCAACTCTGGAACCACGGGCATGGCGGACAAGAGACGCATGGGCGGCGCCATGAAGGCCAGTCCGGAGGGGCAGAAGCTTCATGTCGGTGTCGGTGTCGATAACGTCGCGATGGACCCGATCAACCGGCTCGGTGAGCCTGGCGACGGCCTGTCGGGCAATGGACGCCGCGTGCTTACCTATAACGATCTGCGCGCCACCATTGCCGGCGCCGACCCGAGGCCGCCTTCGCGTGAGATCACGCTGCACCTGACCGGCAACATGCAGCGCTACATGTGGGGATTCGATGGTAAGAAGTTCTCGCAGGCTGAACCGATCCGCCTTGCGCGCGGAGAGCGGGTGCGCTTCACGCTGATCAATGACACGATGATGGAGCACCCGATCCATCTGCATGGGCTGTGGAGCGAACTTGAGAACGGCCAGGGCGACTACCGCCCCTACAAGCACACCGTCATCGTCCAGCCGGGTGGGAAGCTAAGCTACCTAGTCACCGCGGATGCTCCCGGCATGTGGGCATATCACTGCCACCTGCTCTATCACATGGAACTGGGCATGTTCCGCACCGTGGTGGTGGCGTGA
- the copD gene encoding copper homeostasis membrane protein CopD: MLVLARLGQYVGTSGLFGGAFFLARQHPDLPTVGERRLLIVSGLMLMAATIAALGLQAADMAGGADPSMMAMVLTSTSFGHAAISRLVVVAVALLLLLLLNQPNRHRLWLVTALGAVATASLAWGGHAVSNEGSAGFVHFSTDVVHLLAAAFWIGALGILMAMVTGHLARTVGTPARRLDRALSGFSGVGTVAVVLVILSGLINGWFLVGPDHLRGLFTTLYGRLLLIKLALFMVMLGLAALHRWRLTPRLETAESGGVNIRNGVTEIRRSIALETVSAVLVLGLVAWFGTLAPPNDG, from the coding sequence ATGCTCGTCCTCGCCCGCCTGGGCCAGTATGTTGGTACGTCCGGCCTGTTCGGTGGCGCCTTTTTTCTGGCTCGCCAGCATCCCGACCTCCCCACTGTCGGCGAACGTCGTCTGCTCATTGTCTCCGGGCTGATGCTCATGGCCGCAACGATTGCCGCGCTGGGTCTGCAGGCGGCCGACATGGCAGGCGGTGCTGATCCATCCATGATGGCCATGGTGCTGACGTCGACGTCCTTTGGGCATGCGGCCATCAGTCGTCTTGTCGTCGTTGCCGTGGCGCTGCTCCTGCTCCTGCTCCTGAACCAGCCGAACCGCCATCGCCTCTGGTTGGTGACGGCCCTTGGTGCCGTCGCGACGGCGAGCTTAGCCTGGGGTGGTCACGCCGTGAGTAACGAGGGTTCGGCTGGCTTCGTCCACTTCTCCACGGACGTCGTCCACCTGCTGGCCGCTGCCTTCTGGATCGGAGCGCTCGGCATCCTTATGGCGATGGTGACGGGCCATTTGGCCAGGACAGTTGGCACCCCCGCACGCCGCCTGGATCGGGCTTTGTCAGGCTTTTCAGGAGTGGGCACCGTGGCGGTCGTCCTGGTGATCCTTTCCGGCTTGATCAACGGCTGGTTTCTGGTCGGACCGGATCATCTTCGGGGCCTCTTCACGACGCTCTATGGGCGACTGCTGCTGATCAAGCTCGCGCTGTTCATGGTGATGCTTGGATTGGCCGCCTTGCACCGCTGGCGGCTGACGCCTCGGCTCGAAACCGCCGAAAGCGGGGGCGTCAACATTCGAAATGGGGTGACCGAAATCCGGCGCAGCATTGCCTTGGAGACGGTCAGTGCGGTGCTGGTTTTGGGACTGGTGGCGTGGTTCGGCACCCTGGCCCCGCCAAACGATGGCTGA
- the copC gene encoding copper homeostasis periplasmic binding protein CopC: protein MSKIHWSHRRLLTTCAFLAGLILAQAAEAHAHLMNSQPGADATTAAPGDIELRFSEAPLARLSGVELQTASGAVIPVSSKGMDKNMLVVIPQHPLKTGSYTVKWHVVTADTHRTQGAFAFTVR from the coding sequence TTGTCTAAAATTCATTGGTCTCATCGCCGCCTGCTCACGACCTGCGCATTCCTTGCAGGACTTATCCTGGCACAGGCGGCTGAGGCTCATGCTCACCTCATGAACAGTCAGCCGGGGGCGGATGCTACCACTGCCGCTCCGGGGGACATCGAGCTCCGGTTCAGCGAAGCACCTCTAGCGAGGTTGTCAGGCGTAGAGCTTCAGACGGCATCGGGTGCAGTCATTCCAGTCTCGTCCAAGGGCATGGACAAGAACATGCTTGTGGTCATCCCTCAGCACCCGCTCAAGACCGGCAGCTACACGGTGAAGTGGCACGTCGTGACGGCCGATACGCACCGCACCCAGGGGGCGTTCGCGTTCACGGTGCGATGA
- a CDS encoding periplasmic heavy metal sensor: MSFVIIVLTAMAAGLGGWAGIYLGLHQVQAPAGLDIIVHRQIHLTADQDRQLAVLEAHFAELRKTRQAEMQSANADLAEAIGAQHAYGQKAQEAVARFHAAMGALQEDTIRHVFAMRAVMTPEQARQFDDSVAKALTSPAS, encoded by the coding sequence ATGAGCTTTGTCATCATCGTGCTGACTGCGATGGCAGCCGGCTTGGGAGGATGGGCTGGCATATACCTCGGCCTGCACCAGGTGCAGGCCCCAGCTGGACTGGACATCATCGTCCACCGCCAGATCCATCTGACCGCTGATCAGGATCGCCAGCTGGCTGTTCTGGAAGCGCACTTCGCTGAGCTGCGCAAGACACGGCAGGCCGAGATGCAGTCCGCTAATGCCGACTTGGCCGAAGCGATCGGCGCTCAGCACGCCTACGGACAAAAGGCGCAGGAAGCGGTGGCCCGCTTCCACGCCGCAATGGGTGCCCTGCAGGAAGATACCATTCGCCACGTCTTCGCGATGCGCGCGGTCATGACGCCTGAGCAGGCGCGCCAGTTTGATGACTCGGTGGCCAAGGCACTCACGTCGCCTGCCTCGTGA
- a CDS encoding RNA polymerase sigma factor — translation MNESDEALAGQARTGNRQAFEVLVQRHKEPLYRFCRRYIGNADDASDVLQDAFVAAWMGLQRYDERRPFAAWLQRITLNKCRDFGRRGLVRRLFLARFEREQPTEAALTEDGATFDPHTERLARLDREIAALPPAYKEALLLTTLGGMSHLEAAEQLGISVKAVEMRIYRAKQRLTELMNDEQSHSH, via the coding sequence GTGAACGAAAGCGACGAGGCACTGGCCGGACAGGCTAGGACTGGGAACAGACAGGCATTCGAGGTTCTCGTCCAACGGCACAAAGAGCCGCTCTACCGCTTCTGCCGCCGCTACATCGGCAATGCAGACGATGCCTCCGATGTTCTCCAGGATGCATTCGTCGCGGCGTGGATGGGATTACAGCGCTATGACGAGCGCCGGCCCTTTGCCGCCTGGCTGCAAAGGATCACCCTCAACAAGTGCCGCGACTTTGGACGCCGTGGTCTGGTCCGGCGGCTCTTCCTCGCTAGGTTTGAACGGGAACAGCCTACCGAAGCAGCGTTGACTGAGGACGGTGCAACATTCGATCCGCACACCGAGCGCTTGGCTCGGCTTGACCGTGAAATCGCGGCCCTACCGCCGGCTTACAAGGAAGCGCTTCTTCTGACGACGTTGGGCGGTATGAGCCACCTGGAAGCGGCCGAGCAGCTCGGTATCTCCGTCAAAGCGGTGGAAATGCGAATCTACCGCGCAAAACAACGGCTCACCGAACTCATGAACGACGAGCAGTCCCATAGCCATTGA
- a CDS encoding copper resistance system multicopper oxidase, giving the protein MSKSGDILTIDRRRFVQGLAGLGASAAVGLRSAPALAVTGPAEPSSLRGNRFKLSLDRITVNKTGLPSWANAINGSVPGPILHWKEGDVVTLDVTNNLPVTTGVHWHGIILPNPMDGVPGLEFPGIQPGETFTYRFPVIQSGTYWYHSHMGYQEQKGAYGVLIIEPAGEPMIRADRDYPIVLSDWMDGDPLVVANNVKQNPDYYNYRRRTLGTFISDAKQSGLSATINERLSWGEMRMDPSGLAEPTGALYTYLINGAPPAANWTALFKLGERVRLRFINASAITYYDIRIPGLTMEVVHVHGNDVRPVQVDELRIGVAETYDVIVEPKENRAYTIFAQDYERSGYARGTLAPRAGMVAAIPDMDPRPMRSMADMGMHMMPKEVGASKPDGTRIGGIMGMMAKTVPTAERVGEQPMHPNTPDNPAISVEVQSNAKMVSDRLGLPGDGLNLLNRRVLTLAELRSIHPGVDPRPPGREILLHLTGNMNRFIWGFDGKKYSEVGPIDVKLGERFRLRFINDTMMSHPIHLHGMWMELENGGGEHRPYLHTINVKPAEDVSLLVTPLATGQWPLHCHVLYHFEAGMFRTLRVLPA; this is encoded by the coding sequence ATGAGCAAGTCCGGAGATATTTTGACGATTGATCGCCGCCGCTTCGTTCAGGGCTTGGCCGGGCTGGGCGCTAGCGCGGCCGTTGGGCTACGGAGTGCGCCCGCCCTTGCCGTGACAGGACCGGCCGAACCTTCGTCGCTGCGCGGGAACCGCTTTAAGCTCAGCCTCGATCGAATCACAGTCAACAAGACCGGCTTGCCCTCCTGGGCAAACGCGATCAACGGCAGCGTGCCCGGTCCCATCCTTCACTGGAAGGAAGGCGATGTCGTCACTCTCGACGTGACGAACAACCTGCCGGTCACCACGGGCGTCCACTGGCATGGCATCATTCTGCCGAACCCGATGGACGGGGTGCCGGGCCTGGAGTTTCCTGGCATTCAGCCCGGCGAGACCTTCACCTACCGCTTCCCGGTCATCCAGAGCGGCACCTACTGGTATCACAGCCACATGGGCTATCAGGAGCAGAAGGGCGCCTATGGCGTGCTGATCATCGAGCCCGCGGGCGAGCCAATGATCAGGGCCGACCGGGATTATCCGATCGTGCTGAGCGACTGGATGGACGGTGACCCGCTCGTCGTTGCCAACAACGTCAAGCAGAACCCCGACTACTACAATTATCGCCGCCGCACGCTTGGCACCTTCATCTCGGACGCTAAACAAAGCGGGCTGAGCGCCACGATCAACGAGCGGCTGAGCTGGGGCGAGATGCGTATGGACCCGTCCGGCCTCGCCGAGCCGACCGGCGCGCTCTACACCTATCTGATAAACGGCGCGCCGCCAGCCGCCAACTGGACGGCACTGTTCAAGCTTGGGGAGCGCGTCCGCCTGCGCTTCATCAACGCCTCCGCCATCACCTACTACGACATCCGCATCCCCGGCCTGACCATGGAGGTGGTGCATGTCCACGGCAATGACGTGCGGCCGGTCCAGGTGGACGAGCTCCGTATCGGCGTCGCCGAGACCTACGACGTGATCGTCGAGCCGAAGGAAAACCGGGCTTACACAATCTTCGCCCAGGATTATGAGCGCAGCGGCTACGCCCGCGGGACGCTGGCGCCGCGCGCAGGCATGGTCGCCGCCATTCCGGACATGGACCCGCGCCCGATGCGCAGCATGGCCGACATGGGGATGCACATGATGCCAAAGGAGGTCGGGGCATCGAAACCGGACGGTACCCGGATCGGCGGTATCATGGGCATGATGGCGAAGACGGTGCCGACAGCCGAACGTGTCGGCGAACAACCGATGCACCCGAACACGCCGGACAACCCGGCGATAAGCGTAGAGGTCCAGTCGAATGCCAAGATGGTCAGCGACCGGCTTGGGCTGCCCGGTGACGGCCTGAACCTGCTCAACCGGCGAGTGCTCACGCTTGCGGAACTGCGGTCCATCCACCCCGGCGTTGATCCGCGCCCGCCCGGACGAGAAATCCTGCTGCACCTAACGGGCAACATGAACCGCTTCATCTGGGGGTTCGACGGCAAGAAGTACAGCGAGGTCGGCCCGATCGACGTGAAGCTCGGCGAGCGGTTCCGGCTGCGCTTTATCAACGACACGATGATGAGCCACCCTATCCACCTGCACGGCATGTGGATGGAGCTGGAGAACGGCGGGGGCGAGCACCGGCCCTACCTGCACACCATCAACGTCAAGCCGGCAGAGGATGTCAGCCTGCTCGTGACGCCGCTGGCAACCGGACAGTGGCCGTTGCACTGCCACGTGCTTTACCACTTCGAGGCAGGTATGTTCCGTACCCTGCGCGTTCTGCCGGCATGA
- a CDS encoding copper resistance protein B, with amino-acid sequence MLLGLASVTAAAQTVRTGLSPDISDTGTSLYPKPIPNNSILDFGVPALSRVGGTGLSSNTLNGAAPYGSPIEDTRIYFHGVLNQFEGRVGNGSYLRWDSEVWAGDDYNRIWLKSEGRYNSDNKGKVSDGDQEALYDRPISRYFDVQAGIRYDLDSGPGRTWAALGIEGLALDFWKVQATVYASDNGHYALRTNANYDLYVTQKLVLQPQIETNWYSKQDRGRGVGAGLSDIDMGLRLRYEFTRKFAPYVGVAYQRFFGGTEGLTHEQGGRVNDLRFVFGIRLWY; translated from the coding sequence ATGTTGCTCGGCCTGGCCTCCGTAACGGCGGCCGCGCAGACGGTCCGCACCGGGCTTTCCCCCGACATTTCGGACACCGGAACGTCGCTGTACCCCAAACCGATCCCGAATAACTCGATCCTCGATTTCGGCGTGCCCGCTCTGTCGCGGGTTGGCGGAACCGGGCTTTCATCCAATACCCTGAACGGGGCGGCCCCCTATGGGAGCCCGATAGAGGACACCCGTATCTACTTTCACGGTGTCCTTAACCAGTTCGAGGGGCGGGTCGGAAACGGCAGCTATCTCCGCTGGGACAGCGAGGTCTGGGCGGGCGACGACTACAACCGTATCTGGCTGAAATCGGAAGGCCGCTACAACTCCGACAACAAGGGCAAAGTGTCGGACGGTGACCAGGAGGCGCTGTACGACAGGCCGATCAGCCGCTATTTCGACGTGCAGGCGGGCATCCGCTACGATCTCGACAGCGGACCTGGGCGGACCTGGGCGGCGCTTGGCATCGAAGGCTTGGCCTTGGACTTTTGGAAAGTTCAGGCAACCGTCTATGCCAGCGACAATGGCCACTATGCTCTGCGCACAAACGCCAACTACGACCTGTATGTGACGCAGAAGCTCGTCCTGCAGCCGCAGATCGAGACCAACTGGTATTCCAAGCAGGACCGCGGCCGAGGCGTCGGCGCCGGGCTCTCGGACATCGATATGGGTCTGCGGCTGCGTTACGAGTTCACTCGCAAGTTCGCACCCTATGTCGGCGTAGCCTACCAGCGCTTTTTCGGCGGCACCGAGGGCTTAACCCACGAGCAAGGTGGCCGGGTGAACGACCTCCGCTTCGTCTTCGGCATTCGCCTCTGGTACTAA
- a CDS encoding DUF4396 domain-containing protein, with product MHILSIAYLLLGALCTVVIAIDVVRRPQHMWIMDVVWPVTALFGTVWVTWQYFAYARLATHKTMQTAMDRKEEPPSKRETPFPVMVANGALHCGSGCMLGDIVAEWLVFAVPAVAVAFGYQTIFSDKVFAVWVVDYIFAYAFGIFFQYFTIAPMRGLGFGKGIIAAINADTLSLTAWQVGMYGFMALAYFYFFGTLLGVKLQTDTVEFWFMMQIAMICGFLTAYPVNWWLIQSGIKGKM from the coding sequence TTGCACATCCTCTCCATCGCCTATCTGCTGCTCGGTGCGCTGTGCACGGTCGTCATTGCCATCGACGTCGTGCGGCGCCCGCAGCATATGTGGATCATGGATGTCGTCTGGCCGGTGACGGCGCTGTTCGGCACCGTCTGGGTCACCTGGCAGTATTTCGCCTATGCCCGGCTGGCGACTCACAAGACGATGCAGACGGCCATGGATCGCAAGGAGGAGCCGCCGAGCAAGCGGGAAACGCCGTTTCCCGTCATGGTCGCCAACGGCGCTCTGCATTGCGGCAGCGGCTGCATGCTCGGCGACATCGTGGCCGAGTGGCTGGTGTTCGCCGTGCCGGCCGTGGCCGTCGCGTTCGGTTATCAGACCATCTTCAGTGACAAAGTTTTTGCTGTCTGGGTAGTCGACTATATCTTCGCGTATGCCTTCGGGATTTTCTTCCAGTACTTCACCATCGCCCCGATGCGCGGGTTGGGCTTCGGAAAGGGCATCATCGCCGCAATCAATGCGGACACGCTGTCGCTGACCGCCTGGCAGGTTGGCATGTACGGCTTCATGGCGCTCGCCTACTTCTACTTCTTCGGCACGCTGCTTGGCGTGAAGCTGCAAACCGACACGGTCGAGTTCTGGTTCATGATGCAGATCGCCATGATCTGCGGTTTCCTGACTGCCTACCCGGTGAACTGGTGGCTGATCCAGTCCGGAATCAAAGGGAAGATGTAG
- a CDS encoding MerR family DNA-binding protein: MRELLALWRDEKRASADVKRLALAHVMTLDAKAKEIAEMSSALRHLAEQCEGDHRPNCPIIDDLAAVIGMSNQRTAASAPSNGRRPASLSSFR; the protein is encoded by the coding sequence ATGCGTGAGCTGCTGGCGTTATGGCGGGACGAAAAGCGGGCCAGTGCCGACGTGAAGCGCCTTGCCCTGGCGCATGTCATGACGCTGGACGCAAAGGCCAAGGAGATCGCTGAAATGAGCAGTGCATTGCGGCACCTGGCCGAGCAATGCGAAGGCGACCATCGACCCAACTGCCCGATTATCGATGATCTTGCCGCAGTGATCGGCATGAGCAATCAGCGAACGGCCGCGTCCGCTCCTAGCAACGGCAGGCGTCCCGCGTCGCTTTCATCCTTCCGCTAG
- a CDS encoding DEAD/DEAH box helicase family protein, whose amino-acid sequence MTSSRPLRTHQQRLANLVAAMAAGETTARDILAAVTPGGGKSLLPVIAAARLIEAGLIERVCWIVPRDSLRLQAEEAFTDPVWRSVLGHGLSVRGISASP is encoded by the coding sequence ATGACGTCGTCCCGCCCGCTCCGCACCCATCAGCAGCGCCTTGCCAACCTGGTGGCGGCGATGGCGGCCGGCGAGACCACGGCCCGCGACATCCTGGCCGCGGTCACACCCGGTGGCGGCAAGTCTCTGCTGCCGGTGATCGCCGCCGCCCGGCTGATCGAGGCGGGCCTCATAGAGCGCGTCTGCTGGATCGTGCCGCGCGACAGCCTGCGCCTGCAGGCCGAGGAAGCGTTCACCGATCCGGTCTGGCGCAGTGTTCTCGGACACGGCCTGTCGGTACGCGGAATCTCGGCTTCTCCTTAA